From one Psilocybe cubensis strain MGC-MH-2018 chromosome 13, whole genome shotgun sequence genomic stretch:
- a CDS encoding AP-1 complex subunit mu-1, translating to MASLIAILDLKGKPLIQRSYRDDVPPAYVERFLPLVLEIEEEGQQVTPCFSSQGVNYMHIRHSNLYLLALSKRNTNASEIIIFLHRLTQVLVEYFKELEEESIRDNFVIIYELMDEMMDFGYPQTTESKILQEYITQESHKLEVQVRPPMAVTNAVSWRTEGIRYRKNEVFLDVIESVNMLVNANGNVVRSEILGAVKMKCYLSGMPELRLGLNDKVMFESTGRTARGKAIEMEDVKFHQCVRLSRFENDRTISFIPPDGEFELMSYRLSTPVKPLVWVEASVESHKGSRVEYMVKVKAQFKRRSTANNVEIYVPVPDDADSPKFRASTGSVQYAPDKSAFVWKIKQLGGSREFLMRAHFGLPSVKSEQDIDKRAPITVRFEIPYFTVSGIQVRYLKIVEKSGYQALPWFEDGVGEGECADYADVRGKEQEGRGKRKAGV from the exons ATGGCCAGCCTGATCGCCATCCTGGACCTCAAGGGCAAGCCGCTGATCCAGCGGTCGTACCGCGACGACGTGCCCCCGGCGTACGTGGAGCGgttcctgccgcttgtgttggagattgaggaggaggggcaGCAGGTGACGCCGTGCTTTTCGAGCCAGGGGGTCAACTATATGCACATCAGGCACTCGAATTTGTACC TCCTCGCGCTCTCAAAGCGCAACACCAACGCGTCCGaaatcatcatcttcctccaccgGCTCACACAGGTTCTCGTCGAGTACTTCAAAGAGCTGGAAGAAGAGTCGATCAGGGATAACTTTGTCATCATCTACGAGCTGATGGACGAGATGATGGACTTCGGGTACCCGCAGACGACGGAGAGCAAGATATTGCAGGAGTATATCACGCAGGAGTCGCATAAGCTCGAGGTGCAGGTGCGGCCGCCGATGGCGGTCACGAATGCGGTGTCGTGGCGCACGGAGGGGATTAGGTATAGGAAGAACGAGGTGTTTTTGGATGTCATTGAGAGTGTGAATATGTTG GTGAATGCCAATGGAAATGTGGTACGCTCAGAGATTTTGGGCGCGGTGAAGATGAAGTGTTATTTGTCTGGTATGCCCGAGCTGCGGCTGGGACTGAACGATAAAGTCATGTTTGAGAGCACAGGGCGAA CCGCCCGCGGCAAAGCCATCGAAATGGAAGACGTCAAATTCCACCAATGCGTCCGACTCTCGCGCTTCGAAAACGACCGGACGATCTCCTTCATCCCGCCCGACGGCGAGTTCGAGCTCATGTCATATCGGCTCTCGACGCCCGTCAAGCCGCTGGTGTGGGTCGAGGCGTCCGTGGAGAGTCATAAGGGAAGTAGGGTGGAGTATATGGTTAAAGTCAAGGCGCAGTTTAAGAGGAGGAGTACGGCGAATAATGTGGAGATTTATGTGCCGGTGCCGGATGATGCGGATAGTCCCAAGTTTAGG GCGTCCACGGGGAGTGTGCAGTATGCCCCTGATAAATCTGCGTTTGTGTGGAAGATCAAGCAGTTGGGTGGAAGTCGCGAATTCTTGATGCGCGCGCATTTTGGACTGCCTAGTGTTAAAAGTG AACAAGACATCGACAAACGCGCACCAATAACCGTCCGCTTCGAAATCCCCTACTTCACCGTCTCGGGCATCCAAGTCCGATACCTCAAAATTGTGGAGAAGAGTGGGTATCAGGCGTTACCGTGG TTTGAGGACGGCGTTGGAGAAGGGGAGTGCGCCGATTATGCCGATGTAAGAGGGAAAGAGCAAGAAggaagagggaagaggaaggctggc GTGTAA
- a CDS encoding hypothetical protein (Uncharacterized protein C4C5.03) yields MIYYPQHLRYAGIRLDTEQPLSSADHSTSTSNMKTKTKTGVRSAEWRLSVILAWITVAHFVFVALTTAYLLSTTTFPPAPSPAPLPPTPPTPTPAPTPTPTPHLPPQISAWATLLGLSSASLAAIQYAPQLAHTYRTRLVGALSVPMMCIQTPGGVLMVLSIVWRPGTNWTTWKIRQRRLGIDDFGNALLDPASSPPTSTHNATYGATDTNANANTSTTTRAGNVENVSVEEVEDIVPVPGLVTTPSEDPRAVRAVLAAALESAAESRLVDVGDERTPLLGGGGSGVVGAGAGASGSGGGVGGGTGAGSKQVSEEVKGWQAWFRRR; encoded by the exons ATGATATACTACCCACAGCACCTGCGCTACGCCGGCATCCGTCTTGACACCGAGCAGCCGCTGTCGTCTGCTGACCacagcacgagcacgagcaacatgaagacgaagacgaagacgggCGTGCGAAGCGCGGAGTGGCGGCTCTCGGTGATTCTGGCGTGGATCACCGTCGCGCACTT CGTCTTCGTGGCTCTTACAACCGCGTACCTCCTAAGCACCACCACCTTCCCCCCAGCCCCATCCCCTGCTCCCTTACCCCCTACCCctcccacacccacacccgcacccacacccacacccaccccTCACCTCCCCCCACAAATATCCGCCTGGGCAACACTCCTCGGgctctcctccgcctcgcTCGCAGCCATCCAATACGCCCCGCAGCTAGCGCACACGTACCGCACGAGGTTGGTGGGTGCGCTGAGTGTCCCGATGATGTGTATTCAGACGCCTGGTGGTGTGTTGATGGTGTTGAGTATTGTGTGGAGGCCTGGGACGAATTGGACGA CTTGGAAAATCCGCCAGCGAAGATTGGGAATTGACGATTTTGGGAATGCGCTCCTTGACCCGGCGTCGTCTCCCCCCACCTCTACGCACAACGCGACGTACGGCGCTACAGAcacaaacgcaaacgcaaacacATCTACGACCACAAGAGCCGGAAACGTAGAAAACGTGTCAGTAGAAGAGGTGGAGGATATCGTACCAGTCCCGGGTCTAGTGACGACACCATCGGAAGACCCGCGCGCTGTACGCGCTGTGTTGGCTGCTGCGCTCGAGTCGGCGGCGGAGAGTCGGTTGGTGGATGTGGGGGATGAGCGGACGCCGTTGTTGGGTGGGGGTGGGTCTGGTgttgtgggtgcgggtgcgggtgcgagCGGGAGTGGGGGTGGGGTTGGGGGTGGGACGGGGGCGGGGAGCAAGCAGGTGAGCGAGGAGGTGAAAGGGTGGCAGGCGTGGTTTCGCCGTAGATGA
- a CDS encoding CTP-dependent diacylglycerol kinase 1, with amino-acid sequence MPSVDLDTATTNAHDPSHQARRSSRSTRSPSLTRAAAASRAAPTSPTATKRSPSPVINFNTPLSTENPTGVKSITRKVIRRLEGLGHLEMVGMDVPVTEEEEETLTPSEEQEIETVLYAIGKETVKKAEALGETQNGHSNGNGHIKKEKKEKPDLEIPRKVLHSSIGFFTLYLYVSEGDVRTIVMVLWMALAIIVPADLLRFNSRRFARTYEKVLGFLMRESEKNSINGVVYYILGVNFVLSLYPQDVATVAILILSWADTAASTFGRLYGSYMRKLPARLPILRLPLAPRKSLVGFLAAAATGSAIALGFWGSIAPMRAGGQDLTWSWDEGVRQVAQGTEPKALGGGGALGLLAISIVAGIVSGISEALDLGALDDNLTLPIISGGCILGFLKLLGIAASWFSS; translated from the exons ATGCCCTCTGTTGACCTCGACACTGCCACCACCAACGCACACGACCCCTCACATCAAGCCCGCCGTTCCTCCCGTTCCACCCGCTCCCCGTCTTTGACCAGAGCAGCCGCAGCATCCAGAGCTGCACCCACATCTCCCACTGCCACTAAACGATCGCCTTCTCCTGTCATCAATTTTAATACTCCCCTTTCCACGGAGAATCCGACAGGCGTGAAGAGCATAACCCGCAAGGTCATCAGACGACTGGAAGGGCTTGGACACTTGGAAATGGTGGGAATGGATGTGCCAGTcacagaggaggaggaggaaaccTTGACTCCCAGTGAGGAGCAAGAAATTGAGACCGTTCTATACGCTATCGGCAAAGAGACCGTCAAGAAAGCGGAGGCATTGGGCGAAACACAGAATGGCCACAGCAACGGAAATGGACACatcaagaaggaaaagaaggagaaaccTGATCTCGAGATACCTCGAAAGGTGTTGCATAGCTCAATAG GCTTCTTCACACTCTACCTGTATGTGTCCGAGGGAGATGTGCGGACTATTGTTATGGTGCTATGGATGGCTTTGGCTATCATCGTCCCTGCCGACCTTCTTCGTTTCAATTCACGGCGCTTTGCTCGAACATACGAAAAGGTCCTCGGATTCCTTATGAGAGAGTCGGAAAAG AACTCTATCAACGGCGTCGTCTATTACATCCTTGGAGTGAACTTTGTCTTGTCCCTATACCCGCAGGATGTCGCTACTGTAGCCATCTTGAT ATTGTCATGGGCTGATACAGCTGCGTCCACCTTCGGCCGCCTATACGGTTCTTACATGCGTAAACTCCCCGCAAGGCTTCCTATCCTTCGCCTTCCGTTGGCTCCCCGCAAATCCTTGGTAGGATTcttagcagcagcagccacaGGCTCTGCCATTGCTCTCGGATTCTGGGGCAGCATTGCGCCCATGCGTGCAGGCGGCCAAGACTTAACGTGGTCATGGGATGAAGGTGTGAGGCAGGTGGCTCAGGGCACCGAACCAAAGGCGTTGGGCGGCGGTGGCGCCTTGGGATTATTAGCCATTTCCATCGTGGCCGGCATTGTCAGTGGTATCTCTGAGGCTCTTG ACCTAGGGGCACTGGACGATAATCTAACATTACCCATAATTTCGGGCGGCTGCATTCTCGGGTTCCTCAAGCTACTCGGAATTGCCGCGTCCTGGTTCTCCTCGTGA
- a CDS encoding 40S ribosomal protein S22 encodes MVRVSVLNDCLNNIVNAERRGKRQVLIRPSSKVVVKFLSVMQRHGYIGEFEIIDDHRSGKIVVQLNGRLNKTGVISPRFNIQHSQIESWVNLLLPARGFGIIILTTSSGILDHEEARRKNVGGKLLGYVY; translated from the exons ATGGTTCGCGTATCCGTCCTC aatgactgcttgaaCAACATCGTCAACGCCGAGCGCCGTGGAAAGCGCCAGGTGCTCATCCGCCCCTCATCCAAAGTCGTTGTCAAGTTCTTGAGCGTCATGCAGCGTCACG GTTACATCGGCGAGTTCGAGATCATCGATGACCACCGCTCTGGCAAAATTGTCGTCCAACTCAACGGACGTCTCAACAAAACTGGTGTCATCTCCCCCCGCTTCAACATCCAACACTCCCAGATCGAGTCTTGGGTCAACTTGCTCCTCCCCGCTAGAGGTTTCGGTATTATCATCCTT ACCACTTCTTCCGGAATTCTCGACCACGAGGAGGCTCGTCGCAAGAACGTCGGAGGCAAGCTCCTTGGATACGTCTACTAG
- a CDS encoding 40S ribosomal protein S17, translating to MAIVLYRTNSATAEFAGLAGQTAAQFSAAVKTTLLIVKSLKEPWVAFARKPPRGPPESSSKNIVIELIVPIDSYPRLTLDFHTNKRIIDEVAVVPSKRLRNKISGFTTHLMKRIQRGPVRGISFKLQEEERERKDNYVPEVSALDTSAGLEVDPDTKALLESLNFDSIPVNVIVPVLAAPERGPRRSQRAVPGAART from the exons ATGGCAATTGTGCTGTACAGGACTAACTCAGCCACCGCGGAGTTTGCCGGGCTTGCTGGCCAGACGGCCGCCCAGTTTTCCGCCGCCGTCAAGACCACTCTCCTCATCGTCAAGTCGCTTAAAGAACCATG GGTCGCGTTCGCACGAAAACCACCAAGAGGGCCTCCAGAGTCCTCATCGAAAAATA TCGTAATTGAACTTATTGTTCCAATCGATAGCTACCCCCGCTTGACCCTCGATTTCCACACCAACAAGCGTATTATCGATGAAGTC GCTGTTGTTCCCTCCAAGCGTCTCCGCAACAAAATCTCGGGATTCACCACCCACTTGATGAAGCGTATCCAGCGTGGTCCCGTCCGTGGTATCTCCTTCAAACTCCAGGAGGAGGAACGTGAGCGCAAGGACAACTACGTCCCTGAAGTCTCGGCTCTCGATACTTCCGCTGGTCTCGAAGTTGACCCTGATACCAAG GCCCTCCTCGAGTCGTTGAACTTTGATTCCATCCCTGTCAATGTCATCGTCCCTGTTCTCGCCGCCCCCGAGCGTGGCCCCCGCCGCAGCCAGCGAGCTGTTCCTGGTGCCGCCCGCACATGA
- a CDS encoding Aorsin, with the protein MADGMRFSEMFYILVALLSLTLLAHANTSADSPSHDYILHEKRSFIPSGWSLVRRQQSAALIPLKFGLKQSNLDRLEEFLNDVSHPDSRNYGNHWTQAKIAETFAPSNHSINAARKWLTNEGFDASRIRLSSSKSWLQVNATVGEAERLLKTKYHVYEHRDGTQHIACLDYHLPAGVASHVEIVTPSIHFDVMVKRRGPSSLSAKNIGHPGVGITPKTTGVIDNIAFDLRNCDQVITPICLRALYGLVYEPLSAHKNSFGIVEYTPQAYVQSDLDKFHSNFSSALVGKQPKLVSIDGGIVQTIQGGFDYNGEANLDLQYAMNLVNLVGSKQEVTLYQVGDIPLGASFNNLIDALDGTYCTFEDGDDPTQDPIYPDDYPNGYQGPANCGTVKPANVISTSYGYNEADLSPFYAARQCAEYGKLGLMGVTVLFSSGDNGVAGNSDLCLEDDGSQTEEGPIFNPSFPSSCPYVTSVGATQVNPGATVTERESACEEVIASGGGFSNYFAMPMYQKNALDNYFRDHRPTYSGDIWNSTGNSRAYPDIAANGANYAVVVDGRYTRLFGTSAAAPVVGAILTMINDARITVGKKPIGFINPAIYSNSFSDAFNDITSGKNSGCGTDGYSAVPGWDPVTGLGTPSFPKLVARWLLLP; encoded by the exons ATGGCCGATGGCATGCGCTTCTCTGAAATGTTCTACATCCTCGTTGCGCTTCTATCATTGACTCTCCTGGCTCACGCCAACACATCCGCTGACTCCCCATCGCATGACTACATTCTACACGAAAAAAGGTCCTTCATTCCATCTGGGTGGTCCCTGGTTCGCAGGCAGCAAAGCGCGGCACTCATACCTTTGAAGTTTGGACTAAAGCAATCGAACCTAGACAGGCTGGAGGAATTTCTGAATGATGTTTCTCACCCGGACTCTCGAAACTACGGAAATCACTGGACACAGGCAAAAATCGCAGAGACATTCGCTCCCAGCAATCATAGTATCAATGCAGCGCGAAAATGGCTTACGAATGAAGGATTTGACGCCTCCCGGATTCGCTTATCCTCGTCGAAATCATGGTTGCAAGTCAATGCTACAGTGGGAGAAGCGGAGCGTTTGTTAAAGACAAAATACCATGTCTATGAGCACAGAGATGGGACGCAACATATCG CGTGCCTGGACTATCATCTTCCGGCCGGTGTGGCGTCCCACGTTGAGATCGTGACGCCATCTATTCACTTTGATGTAATGGTGAAGAGGCGCGGTCCCTCCAGCCTCTCAGCAAAAAATATAGGTCACCCGGGGGTAGGTATCACCCCTAAAACTACAGGAGTAATCGACAATATAGCGTTTGACTTGAGAAATTGCGATCAAGTAATCACGCCAATCTGCCTGAGAGCATTATACGGCCTTGTATATGAACCCCTTTCCGCTCACAAGAACTCTTTTGGGATCG TCGAGTATACTCCTCAAGCTTATGTCCAATCTGACCTCGACAAGTTCCACTCCAACTTCTCTTCTGCTCTGGTGGGCAAGCAGCCCAAGTTGGTGTCGATAGATGGAG GTATCGTTCAGACTATTCAAGGAGGGTTTGATTATAACGGAGAGGCGAATCTGGATTTGCAGTACGCTATGAACCTGGTCAACCTTGTAGGCTCAAAGCAAGAGGTTACTCTCTACCAAGTTGGAGATATACCTCTAG GAGCTTCATTTAACAACTTGATCGATGCCTTGGATGGCACATATTGTACTTTCGAGGACGGGGATGACCCCACTCAAGACCCAATTTACCCTGATGATTATCCAAACGGCTATCAGG GTCCTGCCAATTGTGGTACCGTCAAACCTGCAAATGTCATCTCGACATCATACGGGTACAACGAGGCTGATCTCTCTCCCTTCTACGCTGCCCGTCAATGCGCTGA ATATGGGAAGCTCGGTCTGATGGGTGTCACAGTCCTCTTTTCTTCTGGTGACAACGGCGTTGCTG GAAACAGTGACCTATGCCTCGAAGACGATG GATCACAAACGGAAGAAGGCCCCATTTTCAACCCCA GCTTTCCATCTAGCTGTCCGTATGTCACTTCCGTTGGGGCAACTCAGGTCAATCCAGGTGCAACGGTTACAGAACGCGAAAGCGCCTGCGAAGAAGTGATAGCCAGTGGCGGTGGATTCAGCAACTACTTCGCTATGCCCATGTACCAAAAGAACGCATTAGACAATTATTTCAGGGATCACAGACCCACTTACTCAGGTGACATCTGGAACTCGACAGGAAAC AGTCGTGCTTATCCTGATATCGCAGCAAATGG GGCAAATTATGCTGTTGTG GTCGACGGCAGATACACTAGATTGTTCGGTACTTCAGCCGCCGCTCCTGTTGTCGGTGCCATTCTTACCATGATCAACGACGCCCGCATCACCGTCGGGAAGAAACCCATCGGGTTCATAAACCCTGCC ATCTACTCTAATTCATTCTCGGACGCGTTCAACGATATAACGTCGGGGAAAAATAGCGGCTGTGGAACCGATGGTTACTCGGCAGTTCCTGGGTGGGACCCAGTGACTGGCCTTGGAACGCCATCCTTCCCAAAGTTGGTTGCGAGGTGGCTTCTGCTACCGTGA
- a CDS encoding Adrenodoxin-like protein, mitochondrial (Adrenodoxin homolog, mitochondrial), translating to MGIDRPAPGTGLKVHFKDSNGNLIKTVEANEGDDILAIAHEYDIDLEGACEGSVACSTCHVILPEEYYDLLPEPEDDENDMLDMAFGLTDTSRLGCQVKLTKELDGITCTLPSATRNIGPVVLWFGCQASVIKGWIGVGVLRKARPEKVATGKKPSH from the exons ATGGGCATCGATCGCCCTGCTCCTGGAACCGG GCTCAAGGTTCATTTCAAAGATTCGAACGGAAATCTGATCAAGACGGTGGAGGCGAACGAGGGAGACGACATTTTGGCTATCGCGCATGAATATGATATTGATTTGGAGG GGGCCTGCGAGGGTTCAGTAGCATGCTCCACATGTCACGTCATCCTCCCGGAGGAGTACTACGACCTGCTTCCCGAGCCAGAGGACGACGAGAACGACATGCTGGATATGGCGTTCGGCCTCACGGACACCAGCCGTTTGGGATGCCAGGTCAAGCTCACGAAAGAGCTCGATGGGATAACGTGCACCCTGCCGTCTGCCACTAGAAACAT AGGTCCGGTTGTGTTGTGGTTTGGGTGCCAAGCCTCCGTTATTAAAGGATGGATCGGTGTGGGTGTGTTGCGGAAGGCAAGGCCGGAGAAAGTTGCCACCG gcAAAAAACCTTCGCATTGA